A single genomic interval of Pyrus communis chromosome 7, drPyrComm1.1, whole genome shotgun sequence harbors:
- the LOC137740305 gene encoding protein C2-DOMAIN ABA-RELATED 4-like: METMMGLLRIHVQGGVNLAVRDLTSSDPYVVVKMGKQKLKTGVVKRNVNPEWDERLTLSVTEPNLPITLSVYDKDTFSFDDKMGDAEFDIALFIKVLRMQLEGLPDGTVLTKVQPSRENCLAEESCIIWSNGKLVQNMILRLRNVECGEVELQLQWIDVPSSRGL; the protein is encoded by the exons ATGGAGACCATGATGGGTCTGCTGAGGATTCATGTCCAAGGAGGAGTGAACCTTGCTGTTCGAGACCTGACAAGCAGTGATCCTTATGTTGTTGTTAAAATGGGCAAGCAG AAACTGAAAACTGGTGTGGTGAAGAGGAATGTGAATCCAGAATGGGATGAAAGATTGACACTTTCAGTTACTGAACCAAATCTTCCGATCACGCTTTCTGTGTACGATAAAGACACATTTAGTTTTGATGACAAAATGGGAGACGCAGAGTTTGATATTGCACTATTTATCAAAGTCTTGAGGATGCAATTGGAAGGTCTCCCAGATGGAACCGTACTTACAAAAGTACAACCAAGCAGGGAAAACTGCCTTGCTGAAGAGAGCTGCATTATCTGGTCCAACGGCAAACTCGTTCAAAACATGATCCTCCGACTCAGAAATGTGGAGTGTGGCGAGGTTGAACTCCAGTTGCAGTGGATTGATGTTCCTAGTTCTAGGGGTCTGTAG
- the LOC137740935 gene encoding protein C2-DOMAIN ABA-RELATED 4-like: MENMMGLLSVHVQRGVNLAVRDMRSSDPYVVVKMGKQKLKTAVVKRNVNPVWDETLTLSVTEPNLPITLCVYDKDRFSFDDKMGDAEFEIALFIKVLRMRLEGLLDGTVIAKVQPNRENCLAEESCIIWSKGKLVQNMALRLRNVECGEVEVQLQWIDVPSSRGL; this comes from the exons ATGGAGAACATGATGGGTCTGCTTAGTGTTCACGTCCAGAGAGGAGTGAACCTTGCTGTTAGAGACATGAGAAGCAGTGATCCTTACGTCGTTGTCAAAATGGGCAAGCAG AAACTGAAAACTGCTGTGGTGAAGAGGAATGTGAATCCAGTATGGGATGAAACATTGACACTTTCCGTCACAGAACCAAATCTTCCCATCACGCTGTGTGTGTATGATAAAGACAGATTTAGTTTTGATGACAAAATGGGGGACGCAGAGTTTGAGATTGCACTATTTATCAAAGTCTTGAGGATGCGATTGGAAGGCCTACTAGATGGAACCGTAATTGCAAAAGTACAACCAAATAGGGAAAACTGCCTTGCTGAAGAGAGCTGCATTATCTGGTCTAAAGGCAAACTTGTCCAGAACATGGCCCTCAGGCTCAGAAATGTGGAGTGTGGGGAGGTTGAAGTCCAACTGCAGTGGATTGATGTTCCTAGTTCTAGGGGGCTGTAG
- the LOC137741013 gene encoding protein C2-DOMAIN ABA-RELATED 4-like, protein MENVMGLLRIHIQKGVNLAVRDMRSSDPYVVVNMGKQKLKTRVVKKNVNPEWNEKVTLSVADAIFPIRLSVYDKDTFSFDDKMGDAEFEIGTFIKVLRMGLEGLPDGTIITKVQPSRKNCLAEESYIVWSKGKVVQNMVLRLRNVECGEVELQLQWINVPSSRGL, encoded by the exons ATGGAGAACGTGATGGGTCTGCTGAGAATTCACATCCAAAAAGGAGTGAACCTTGCCGTTCGAGACATGAGAAGCAGTGATCCTTACGTAGTTGTCAACATGGGCAAGCAG AAACTCAAGACTCGGGTGGTGAAGAAGAATGTGAATCCGGAGTGGAACGAAAAAGTGACTCTTTCAGTTGCAGACGCAATTTTTCCAATCAGGCTTTCTGTGTATGACAAAGATACATTTAGTTTCGATGACAAAATGGGGGATGCAGAGTTTGAGATTGGTACATTTATTAAAGTCTTGAGGATGGGATTGGAAGGCCTCCCAGATGGAACCATAATTACAAAAGTACAACCAAGTAGAAAAAACTGCCTTGCTGAAGAGAGCTACATTGTTTGGTCCAAAGGCAAAGTTGTCCAAAACATGGTCCTCAGACTGAGGAATGTGGAGTGCGGGGAAGTGGAACTGCAGTTGCAGTGGATTAATGTTCCTAGTTCTAGAGGTCTGTAG